From the genome of Amylibacter sp. IMCC11727:
TGGATCGTATCCTAGCCAAGCCCGCCGAAGACTAAGCAAACAAGGCTTGGACATCTTTTGTCCAACCCAAAGACAATGAGCCATCTTGGTCGATCACAGGGCGTTTCATCAACGTCGGGTGGTCGGCCAAAAGCGTGAGCGGGTCTTTTGCACGCTCCGTTTCATCCAAACCCCGCCAAGTGGTGGAGCGCGTGTTCAACAAACTGTCACCGAACGCATCCCAAAACCGCTGTAAATCATTGGGTGTTACACCGTCTGCACGCACGTCGATGTAATCAACCACGTGACCCGCAGCTTCCAATGAATTCAGCGCCTTACGGCATGTATCACAGTTTTTCAGACCATAGAGTTTCATCAATCAATCCTCGCCTTTTTGGCGTTATTGCGGCTTCGGCAACAATCCGCAAGTGCGCAACGTTACGAAACCTGCCCTTGCATTACCCTATAATGGGGTCCATAGACGATGCGTGAGGTTCATCTTTTTACGATCCGCTCCTTCTTCGATGTAGCAGACCCGACCTAAGACACAGAGCTACACCAACAGCCGCAGCACGTCGCGTGCGGCATATTTAAAAGGAGTGGCTCTGATGGCTACTGGTACAGTGAAATGGTTCAATTCAACAAAAGGCTATGGCTTCATTCAGCCTGATGCTGGCGGATCCGATGTGTTTGTACACGTCTCTGCTGTTGAACGCGCAGGCCTGAACGGCTTGGAAGACAACCAAAAAGTGACATACGAAGTTGAAACCGGCCGCAACGGTCGTGAAGCGGCGACGGATTTGGCACTGGCCTAAGGTTTAGGCAAAGCGAATTTTAAAGGCCCCGAGCAGCGATGTTCGGGGCCTTTTTTGTGTGAGAACTTTCGGTGCTGTGCCTTTAGGAAAAGATCATCCGCGTTAGGGTCACACCTGCCCAAGCGGACACGCCCGACAGCACCGCGCCCCATGTGACATCGACAGCCACCATCTGCCATGACCAGCCTTTGAGCGTTGCCAGGTTGGTAAATTCATAGGTTCCATAGGCCATGGCCCCAAGGATCGCACCATTCAAAAACGCTTTGATCGGCGCGCCTTCGGCCAAGGCGGGAAGGCTCGCGAAATAGAGCACACCAACGATGTAAGCGAGGTAAAAGGCCACCGCTGCACCAAGGCGCAGGTCAGGCAGCAGAAAGGCCCCAATGTGGCGTTCAAACAGCGGTGACATGACCCGCGTCAGCATGATCGCGTCGAGCGCGAGGAAGATAACGGCGGTGATGGCATAGAGGGTGAGTGTTTGCATAAGATGGAGGGTAGCCTGCGTGTGGGCGAAGGCAAGGCGGTTTCGAATTTCGAAAAAATCCGCAGGGGAAACAGGCGCGGACGCAGCGTTAAGATTTGGGCGGAATTTGCGAAATACAGCAGCCAGAAACATACCCGCAACCCTACCAGAACCCCACCATACACGAGGGTGTGATTGAAGGGTTAAGGAATGTTGCGTGGGTTAAACCGTTCCCCCAAGCAACACCAATTATTAACCAGTTTGGGCGAGTGTTCGAAATGTCGAATTATGTTCGCCCGAAACTCAAAGGCGCCTGTGTGTTTTTCACGGTGGTGACGGCCCAGCGCGGATCGGATGTGTTGGTGCGCCGCATTGATGTGTTGCGCAATGCTGTAAAACAGACCCATGATGAACGCCCGTTTCAAATCGATGCTTGGGTGGTTTTGCCCGATCACATTCATTGCGTGTGGACCTTGCCAGAAGATGACCATGATTACGCGATCCGATGGAGCGTGATCAAAGCGCGATTTTCGCGGGCGATGCCAAAAGTACAGCGACGGCAAAGTCACGTTAAACGGCGCGAACGCGGGATTTGGCAAAGACGGTTTTGGGAACACCACATCCGCAACGAGTCCGATTACCGCGCACATGTGGAATATTGTTGGCACAACCCGATCAAACACGGGTTTGTAGATCACCCCAAAGATTGGCCATTTTCATCATGGCACCGCGATGTCGGCCGTTTTGGATGATCCCGTAGGGTGCGCATTCATTGCGCACCATCAAGACGGTGGGGCCGCGTGAAGGGAAAAGAGGATTGGGAAAGGGATGGATTTGCGAAGACCGTGAGTGTTTCGACGTTGAATGGTGCGCAATGATTGCGCACCCTACGGGTGCTCTTACCCAGCAAACGTATATGTAACGACTACTTAACAGTTATGCTTGACTCTGCGGAAAAAACAATCCTGAGTGGAGCTGACTTTTGGTTAAATTTGTAGAAGAAACTGTGGCATTTAATTTTTTAAAGAAACCCCCCTTACTTAGCATTGAAAGCATTAGAGATTCCGCATGGGATGTGCAGGACTATCGGAACAAATCAAAAATTTGCATTATTGACGATAGTGACTTCGGCAAAAAGAATGGCATTGAAAATCATGGTTACAATGTACAAGAGTTAGGAGATATAAGCTCAATCGAGCAATGCGCAAATTTTGACATCATTGTTTGCGACATTCGAGGAGTAGGTGCGGCTTTCGAAAGCAACTTAGAGGGCGCTTATATAATCAAGGAAGTTAGGTCACGTTTCCCCGAAAAGTATATTATTATGTACAGCGCCAGCAGCTTTTCCGCACGCTTCCAACCATACTTAAAAGTCGCAGATTCACACCTTAGGAAAATTGATGACATCTCTGATTGGGTAGATAGCTTGGACGAGGGCGCAAAACAACTTTTGCATCCATATTGTAGATGGGTCAGGACAAGGGACATTTTGCTGCATTCTGGAATTGAAATCTCAAAAGTAAGTCGACTTGAAAGTGAATATGTAAACGCAATCAAAACTTCTGACCCAGAAATAATTAAACGAGCGTTTCAAGATGATCAAATCGATAACTTGAAACTAGCAGGTCTAGGGGTTGGAATTGCTCAATTCATTGCGACAATCGCAATATCGTAAAGAGGAAACATCAATTTGGATGAAAAGATCGAATTTATTGGTAACGAAATTGAACTGCTCGAAGATATTGTTCACGAAACTGAACACCAGGTAGGGCAACTCTTGTTTTGTTTAATGGATTCTTCAAAGATCATATCACGACAGACAATTGATTTTGGAAGATTAGAAGAGCAGCTCGCGACCGCTACCGAGTGCGCAAACGTTGTTAAACTTGTGACTGAAAATGCAAGATTGGCGGACAAGGATTACGAGGCCAACAATGAAACAAAAGAAATTCGAATTTTTGACAAAGTATTCAGGGCTTACAAACAAATTGGATATCGAGCCCGTGTAAAAGAAGTTGAGTTAACGCTGCAGGGCGATTCAAAGAAAGTTACAAGAATTTTTCCGTGTTTTGATATGCTGTTCTATATCTTCCTTGAAAACGCCTTAAAGTATTCCCCTAGCAACATGGAAATTGAAATACTTGTACAAGATGAAAAAGACGCATGCGTTGTAACCATCGAATCTGTTGGACCAAAGGTGCTACCAGCCGAGGAGCCAAAACTAACAGATAGAAAGTTTCGAGGCGAAAATGCTATAAAAGTTGTACGTAAAGGTCGCGGTTTAGGACTCCATACAGCAAAGAAAATTTGCGAACTACATGATGTGGAACTGAAGTTCTTTGTAAGAGACCCTACGTTCCAATCAAATGGCACTGATCACTGCACATTTGTCGTGCAGGCAAAAGTACCTTCCTTCAATTGAGTCTTGTCACCCCAAAACCTCCATGAACTCGCGCCATTCCCGCGCAGACATACCCACTTCCTCTGCCGTCACTTCCTCGCCCTTCAGCATCTTGCGCAGCGCGTCAACTGCTGGTTGCGACAGTTGCGCCCCACCCAATCGGTAGTCTTCAAACGCTTTGTAGGCGAAGGGGACCCAATCGGCCACCAGTCTACAAATCTCATCCGCATACACGCGGATTTCGTATTGGGCGTGGCTGTCGGCGCGCAGGCGCAGGAAGTGGAAGAGGTTGTGCAGGTCTACTTTCCAGTACCATTGGGTGTAGATGTTGGCGGGCAGGTTCATGCGGGCGAGTTCACGGGCGAGCGCGATGCCGCCCTGTTCGTCGTCCTCGATCATGGTTTCGTAGTTGTCATAGGCGCGCGCGCTGTCGGCTTTGAGCATTTCTAGGACGCGGTGGCTGTCGGCTTCGCTCAGGGCTTCGCCGCGGCCTTGGTTGTTGATCACGCTCTGCTTGTTCAGGTGTTCGGTTGCAGGGATGTAAAATTCGCGGTCGAGGATAGAATAGCGGGCAGAGTATTCGTTCACGTTGGCGGTGCGATGGCGGATCCATTGGCGGGCCACAAAGACGGGCAGTTTGACGTGTAGCTTGATTTCGCACATTTCAAACGGGGTGGAGTGCCAGTGGCGCATGAGGTAGCGGATCAGGCCCTCGTCGTTTTGCACGGCTTTGGTGCCTTTGCCGTAAGAGACCCGCGCGGCCTGTGTGATGGCGGCATCATCGCCCATATAATCAATGACGCGCACGAAGCCGTGGTCGAGCACTTGGTGCGCGGTATAAAGGTGTTGTTCCATGCCAGGGGCCACCACACGGCGGGTGGCTGTGGATTGCGCGCGCTGCTCGTCGATGTCGGCCTGTTGTTCGGGGGTAATGGACATGGATACAATTCCTCTGGGTGACTCGCGGGCCACTATATCTGGGTGAAAGCGATCAAGGAACAGCCATATGCAGGTGGATTGCGGGAAAATGTGCGGAAATACCCGTGGACGCCAGATGACAGAGGGTTGATCAGCCCCAAGGTTGTGTCGTGACGGGTCTGCGGGTAGCCTTTTGGCATTGAACAAAAGGGGCGGATCACATGCGAAACTTGGCGGCGGCACTGGTTGGCACGGCGATGGCGCTGGCCCCTGCCCCTGTGGCGGCCTGCGGTGTGGCGCTGGCGCTGACGGTGGATGTATCGGGATCGGTGGATTCTTATGAGTACGATTTGCAGATGGGCGGATTGGCGGCGGCATTGCGCGATGGGTTGGTGGCGGATGCGTTGATTGCCGAACAGGCGGCGGTGATGGTGGTGCATTGGTCGGGGCAATCGCGCCAGTCTGTTGTGGTGCCGTGGACGCGGGTGACGTCTGTACAAAGTGCGGATGCGCTGGCAGATGCGGTGGAACAGGTGCCCCGTGCGTGGCGAAATTTTTCAACGGGCATTGGGGAGGCACTGACCTTTACCGCCAACCAGTTTGGCGCTGTGGCCGACTGCGACCGGTTTGTGATTGATGTGTCTGGGGACGGCATATCAAACGAAGGAGCCCCCCCAGAAGACATCAAAGAGGCCTTGGCCGCCGCTGGGTTTGTGATCAACGGTCTGGCCATTGAAGGGCAAACCGCGAACCTGACGGAATATTACCGTGCCAAGGTGATTGCGGGGCCAAATGCGTTTGTTTTGCCGTCTTTCGGTTTTTTGGATTATCCCGAAAAGATCAAAAAGAAGTTGATCCGCGAAGTGACGAAACAAGTGTCCGCGTTGGAGTAATTGTTTGAATGTGTGGCGCGTGAGGATGAGGCGGAATTTGGATATTTGGACCAAGAAAAAGGCGGGGTTGGTGCGCTTATCTGTGATGGGTGTGATGTGTGGGGTCTTTGTCGCCATGGCGCAAACGGCGCTGGCGTGTCGCCAAGCCTTGGTTTTGGCGGTGGATGTATCGGCGAGTGTGTCGACCCGGGAATACGAGTTGCAGCGCGATGGGATTGCTGCGGCCCTGCGCGATCCAGAAGTAATTGATTGGATCGTGGCCCCAGCGGGATCAGAGGTGGAGTTGTTTATCTTTGAGTTCGGGAACCGCAATTATCAATGGTATTGGGTGAATTGGACCAAGATCACGTCAGAGGCGGTTTTGGCGCAAGTGGCCGATACGGTGGCCGCTGTGCAGCGCAATCGCGAGAGCCAGTCTACAGGCTTGGGCGAGGCGATTTTGGCGGGTGCAGATGCTTTGGCGTCGCGCACCTGTGCGCAAAAGACAATTGACGTGTCAGGAGATGGTAAAAACAATGTGGGGGTGCGCCCGCAAGATGTGAAGGATCGGTTGCGCGCAGACGGGATCACGGTGAATGGATTGGTTATTGCCACACAGGATATTGCGGAGATGAGTGCCTATTACAACGCCAATGTCATTGTGGGCGACGGCAGTTTTGTGGAAACAGCAGGCGGGTTTGAAGATTACGCCCGCGCCATGAAACGCAAATTGCTGCGTGAATTGGTGCCAAAACTGGCTATGGTGGCGGAATGAAACGGATTTTCCTGCCTTTTGTTTTGTTGATGCTAATGGCCCGTGCCGCGTTTTCCTGCGAGGTGGCGCTGGTGATGGCGCTGGATGTATCGCGATCCGTGGACCGTGATGAATACAAATTGATGCGTGATGGAATTGCCAGTGCGTTTCTCGACGACGAAGTTCGCCAACTGATCGAATGGATGCCGGGCGGGATTATGGTGACGGTGACGCAATGGGGGGGCGAAGGACAACAACGCCAAGCCGTTCCATGGCAGCGGGTGCGCGACAAAGCAGGGATTGTGCGCTTTGTTGATGCGTTTACATCCCAGTCGCGCGGGTTTTGGATGGCCGATACAGCGGTGTCCGAAGCTTTGATCCATGCAGATGGGATGTTTCGCGGTGCGCCATCCAAATGCCGCCGTCACGTGATAGATGTGTCAGGGGACGGGATTGCCAATGCGGGCGCACAGGCGGCCCCGATTGCACAGGCCATTGGTTATGAAGGCACGACCATCAACGGGTTGGTGATTACGGGGGCGAACCCTGACCCCGTTGCCTATTTCGAGCAAAACGTCATCAGCGGGCCATTTGCTTTTGTCGAAGTGGCCAACAGTTATGTTGACTATCCCCGCGCCATGAAACGCAAGTTGCTGCGCGAATTGACGCCAGCGGTGGCCACGCTGGCAGATTAAGGCGCTTCGTTCAGACGATAGTGGCCCGTGATTTCGAACAAAAACAAAATGTCCTGTTCGCGCGTTCCACTGCCAATGTTATGGATGATCAGCGGTGTGCCGTCCGTAGATTTATTGGCAGACACCACGCCGATATGAGTCAAATTTCCAGGCAGGTTCCATGACACAATATCCCCTGTTTGAAACCGGGATGGATCACTGCTGATCGGTAGTGACGCCCCTTGGCGTTCAAAATAGCGGCGCAGATTTGGGACGCGGCGGTGATCTATGTTTGGATCAGGACGTTTGAGACCCCAGTTTTTCGGATAAGATGCGAAATTCGCTTTCATGTCGCGGTGAACGCGTTCTTGCAGATCAATCCCATGCGCATCGCGCAGGGCACGGATCACAACATCGGTACAAACACCTGTGCGCCGAGGCAGATCCCCAAGGGGGTAATCAAGGCTGACGTAGGCAGGATCATAACCTGTGGTGACGCCGATTTGGGATGCCGCTGCGTTGGCCGTTTGCTGTGCAAACGCAGTGTCGGCCTGCGATATGTGCGGGGTCAAAAGGACAAGGCTGATGGCGGTGGCAAAGAGCGCATTTTTAATCATACGTTGTGGTAATCAATCCAAACTGTTTCACGCAAGCAGTGTTAGTCAGCCCCTTGAATTCAGGCGGGCACGTGCCTATATCTGGAATGTCTCCTTCGGGGGACTATGGTGATAAACGCGCATGTAATAAACGGATCGGACCCGGGGGCGGTACCCGGCGACTCCACCAAAACACCTGTCTTTGCAGGGGGTATGGGGTCGAAATAGGATCGACGGACGTCTAAAGATGTTAGCTTTTACTCGGTGAGATACCACCGTTATCGGTTCGATTAAGCTAGTTGCAAATGACAACAGAGCTCCAGTTGCCCTCGCTGCGTAAGCAGTGCGGAATACTGAAACATTAACTCCTAAGGTTTAGCGACCTTAGGCGGGGTTCGCAGGCACCTGGCAACAGAAGCCTGCACTTCCAACCACCGCCGTGGCCTTTGTTTCACAAAGACCTTTTGCTGCAAATGACATGCACGCTCCAGTTGCCCGCGCGGCGAAAGCAGTGCGGAATACTGAAACATTAACTCCTAAGGTTTAGCGACCTTATTAGGCCGTGGGCATTGGCAAATGCCAAAGCCCATAGGTTCGCAGGCACCCCCAGATTTTCAAGAAAATCTGTCTGGGCTTTGCAAGCAAAGCCTACGGGCAACAGAAGCCTGCACTTCCAATCACCGCCATGGCCTTTGTTTCACAAAGACCTTTTGCTGCAAATGACATGCACGCTCCAATTGCCCGCGCGGCGAAAGCAGTGCGGAATACTGAAACATTAACTCCTAAGGTTTAGCGACCTTATTAGGCCGTGGGCATTGGCAAATGCCAAAGCCCATAGGTTCGCAGGCACCCCCAGATTTTCAA
Proteins encoded in this window:
- a CDS encoding ArsC/Spx/MgsR family protein, whose product is MKLYGLKNCDTCRKALNSLEAAGHVVDYIDVRADGVTPNDLQRFWDAFGDSLLNTRSTTWRGLDETERAKDPLTLLADHPTLMKRPVIDQDGSLSLGWTKDVQALFA
- a CDS encoding cold-shock protein; this encodes MATGTVKWFNSTKGYGFIQPDAGGSDVFVHVSAVERAGLNGLEDNQKVTYEVETGRNGREAATDLALA
- a CDS encoding DUF2177 family protein; the encoded protein is MFLAAVFRKFRPNLNAASAPVSPADFFEIRNRLAFAHTQATLHLMQTLTLYAITAVIFLALDAIMLTRVMSPLFERHIGAFLLPDLRLGAAVAFYLAYIVGVLYFASLPALAEGAPIKAFLNGAILGAMAYGTYEFTNLATLKGWSWQMVAVDVTWGAVLSGVSAWAGVTLTRMIFS
- a CDS encoding transposase, whose translation is MSNYVRPKLKGACVFFTVVTAQRGSDVLVRRIDVLRNAVKQTHDERPFQIDAWVVLPDHIHCVWTLPEDDHDYAIRWSVIKARFSRAMPKVQRRQSHVKRRERGIWQRRFWEHHIRNESDYRAHVEYCWHNPIKHGFVDHPKDWPFSSWHRDVGRFG
- a CDS encoding response regulator; this encodes MVKFVEETVAFNFLKKPPLLSIESIRDSAWDVQDYRNKSKICIIDDSDFGKKNGIENHGYNVQELGDISSIEQCANFDIIVCDIRGVGAAFESNLEGAYIIKEVRSRFPEKYIIMYSASSFSARFQPYLKVADSHLRKIDDISDWVDSLDEGAKQLLHPYCRWVRTRDILLHSGIEISKVSRLESEYVNAIKTSDPEIIKRAFQDDQIDNLKLAGLGVGIAQFIATIAIS
- a CDS encoding ATP-binding protein; the protein is MDEKIEFIGNEIELLEDIVHETEHQVGQLLFCLMDSSKIISRQTIDFGRLEEQLATATECANVVKLVTENARLADKDYEANNETKEIRIFDKVFRAYKQIGYRARVKEVELTLQGDSKKVTRIFPCFDMLFYIFLENALKYSPSNMEIEILVQDEKDACVVTIESVGPKVLPAEEPKLTDRKFRGENAIKVVRKGRGLGLHTAKKICELHDVELKFFVRDPTFQSNGTDHCTFVVQAKVPSFN
- the thyX gene encoding FAD-dependent thymidylate synthase; this encodes MSITPEQQADIDEQRAQSTATRRVVAPGMEQHLYTAHQVLDHGFVRVIDYMGDDAAITQAARVSYGKGTKAVQNDEGLIRYLMRHWHSTPFEMCEIKLHVKLPVFVARQWIRHRTANVNEYSARYSILDREFYIPATEHLNKQSVINNQGRGEALSEADSHRVLEMLKADSARAYDNYETMIEDDEQGGIALARELARMNLPANIYTQWYWKVDLHNLFHFLRLRADSHAQYEIRVYADEICRLVADWVPFAYKAFEDYRLGGAQLSQPAVDALRKMLKGEEVTAEEVGMSAREWREFMEVLG
- a CDS encoding DUF1194 domain-containing protein; this encodes MRNLAAALVGTAMALAPAPVAACGVALALTVDVSGSVDSYEYDLQMGGLAAALRDGLVADALIAEQAAVMVVHWSGQSRQSVVVPWTRVTSVQSADALADAVEQVPRAWRNFSTGIGEALTFTANQFGAVADCDRFVIDVSGDGISNEGAPPEDIKEALAAAGFVINGLAIEGQTANLTEYYRAKVIAGPNAFVLPSFGFLDYPEKIKKKLIREVTKQVSALE
- a CDS encoding DUF1194 domain-containing protein; translation: MRRNLDIWTKKKAGLVRLSVMGVMCGVFVAMAQTALACRQALVLAVDVSASVSTREYELQRDGIAAALRDPEVIDWIVAPAGSEVELFIFEFGNRNYQWYWVNWTKITSEAVLAQVADTVAAVQRNRESQSTGLGEAILAGADALASRTCAQKTIDVSGDGKNNVGVRPQDVKDRLRADGITVNGLVIATQDIAEMSAYYNANVIVGDGSFVETAGGFEDYARAMKRKLLRELVPKLAMVAE
- a CDS encoding DUF1194 domain-containing protein gives rise to the protein MKRIFLPFVLLMLMARAAFSCEVALVMALDVSRSVDRDEYKLMRDGIASAFLDDEVRQLIEWMPGGIMVTVTQWGGEGQQRQAVPWQRVRDKAGIVRFVDAFTSQSRGFWMADTAVSEALIHADGMFRGAPSKCRRHVIDVSGDGIANAGAQAAPIAQAIGYEGTTINGLVITGANPDPVAYFEQNVISGPFAFVEVANSYVDYPRAMKRKLLRELTPAVATLAD
- a CDS encoding DUF1287 domain-containing protein, whose product is MIKNALFATAISLVLLTPHISQADTAFAQQTANAAASQIGVTTGYDPAYVSLDYPLGDLPRRTGVCTDVVIRALRDAHGIDLQERVHRDMKANFASYPKNWGLKRPDPNIDHRRVPNLRRYFERQGASLPISSDPSRFQTGDIVSWNLPGNLTHIGVVSANKSTDGTPLIIHNIGSGTREQDILFLFEITGHYRLNEAP